CTCTATCCATCCTCCCAATTCACACAAGAAAACACGAAGAGTGCAAATTTTTAGATAGTTAGATCTTGTAAccaaattgtaaaaaaacgCGTAGATAACTTTACTATAAGCGCGCTACGGAGGAATGCGATGTGACAGTAAAATGTGCAACAATCAACGATAGCAAAATACCCTTATTAGCGTGTAAGTTTAAAGTATGCAAAATTATAATGAGTTAAAAATACAATCAAATCGCATAAGAAGAGAGAGCATAAAAACTgaacgattttttgtttgtcggaAGGGCAACGAGTGTGAAATGTGTGTACCGGGTTCCTTCCCGTACTGGTTCCCGTGTTTATCAATATAGACTGACCTACGATTGCACAGCTTCGTTACTGTGCAAGATTTCACTGTTGTAAATAGAAGGAGCAGATGTATCTATCTATTCTTCGGCGGACTGAAAATAGAACTGAACCAACATGGATTGAGACTAGATTGAATATACCTATTCacttaataaaatatttataatgctGCACCGTTCTGCAGTGGAGTTGAATATTAAAatgagcgttttgtttttgtttgactgTAGTTTTATTACTCACCAGCAAGACTAGCTTTCTGTATTCTACATTGATGTAACGTATTGCAGATATTGTATGTTTCCCTTTAGACAATGCATGACCATGTGTATAGTGAATTTTCCACTTCGTACAGTACGCTGTTTAAGCACACCTGCTGGCTTCGGGGGTTTGGCAGCTTGAAGCAAATAAACCCTGGCTGATCCTACCAGATATGTAATTTTATTCGACGAATGTTCCTTTTTCCAGTGGAGATTGAAGTACGTCCTTGCAATGGCTCATtggtttttgttcgttggATTTTCTGTATTAATGCGAAATAAGATCAGCAATCAACATGCAAGTTGTGAATCGCTTCTTCACGTTCATAAAGGAATCACGTTTcgaccagttttcgcatgaacCTCCACAATTTccaccagcggcggatcaaacagtAGGAGGcggagtaggtggtcgcctaggacctcgccgtgttgggggctccaaaaaatttgtgtagtagtaaaaggtgtatacataggccccctCTCCTTATGCTATAGGGGGCCTCGAaggcccctggcgaaatttgaccCCACCATTGGCTGAAACAGAACAAGCGAATGAAACGAAGCAGTAATAGTAAGCGTTATAGAAAGCAGAAGCGgcagaagagaaaacaacaacaagaacaaccGACTGTAGTCgctaaatgaaaataaaaacctgcAAACatcttaattaaaactaaacaagatttgtattgttttatttgtgtgtattttttcaatttcacttccattgaaaatgaattggatttaattaattattttcgtaaaaagacaaaaacatgaaaataaagTTCGTTGTCTGATGCCATTTCCGCTCGTTGAAGTCTCTCCTGTTCAATCGCGCTTGAAACTTTCAAGCTAACTTCAAAAGCGTGTTCGATTTCGGTGCGCTCGGTAGGAACAAAATGCTCCGTCGGAATCGACCGAAAATgcttcagaaacgatggaatttttggtttccgacaccaagagagcatgatcaatgaagaggtagcacaaatttccgtaccacgtggtatcatttcatatagctgtacccttccctctagtgatcatagcgcttgatccgtcaactgatctttcatctctttccgttcgtccaatcAGTACAGTGCGTATCATAACTGagcacaagtttatttttatggaaataacaatgtggaatattgatggaaaatattgATGTATGGCATCCTTCTAAAcccatgacgacaagagatatgaatgttggaaaataaccgaacaataaacaatacataatgtcttcggaaatagtggcactgcacatttcctactgctaataattaaaaaactgaacTTCTGCACAGTTATGAGACGCACTGTacgaactggatggatgaaacgagacggaAGATTCTCACCACAgtagctgagctatttactctatcgatcgctctcccgagagggcccttgtttgatagtatgtgtaactaatagccaatagtAGAAGATCTTTAATCGATCAATGGCATCACAGCGCATGATAACGTGAGCAAGGGTTATCGATATatcatgtacaaacatggcggatccttgtgcgcaGATTGATCCACCATTACTCTCGACACCGGCAGACTATGAGGTAAACAACAGCATCTGAAACTACGGTTCGAACGATTTCTCGAGTAGCGCTCGGACAGCGATACCTGACCCTTTTGTTCGTGGGCTAGTAGAGAGAAGACATTtaatattaacatctattccGCTGTTTTTTATCCTTATAGTCGTATGttgagcggtgtccacgtccatcgggcaccggcacagctcagctcgtcggtatgttcatgcaaactatatactcagtacataaccgcatgcaattatgaggtgcgatcagcatctgctggtggcgacgcttcCTTCTAAACACTTTTACGTActtacgtgtttatatgaagtattttgtggacagtgcttttgtgtgtttaataaaagtttatttgatagaataaatagtttgatctacggattcgtggttgagttgagaaaagggatgcGTATTATCGGGCATCTTAATGAAATAGGTCACTTTATTCTGCGGCACATGGTAGTTGTGGATCCAGCCACTGCCCTTTCGCAACGACTCGTCGATACcgttcttccaaacaccctgTGGTAGATAAACTGCAAACCGCACAGAAGACAGTGCATTAATGCAAGCTTACATCCCTTTGTTACTTTCACTTCCCTTCACGAACGTTTGCCATGTGATCGTTGCTGTAGTTGTCATTgccaagtaaaaaaaaatatttatttgtggGTAATTTAACAGTTTTTCTATTATTTGAGATTATTAAGTAAAATCTTGTTCCGAGTTACGCGAACAATGCGTGCCAGAGAAAATGGCGTCACTCGAATTCCCTTtacaatatcgtttatattcaATATTCAGGGATAGATCTCTTCTTTTCACGTTATGAgacacaataataatttgacAATtagagaaatgtttttttcaatattaatgtttctaatattaaaatgtaacatataaaattttcaattccatatacaaaattacaaaaactgtcaaaattttgagGTTCGCGTATCTTGAATTCGCCGGTgccggttttcacacgacaggattgacagaaaatcccatccgaaccaatcccccgtagcaagggtTGATAATGCCTGGCTTCGTGTTAAAAATACCTCGATACGACCTGGCCGTTAATATAAATATGATAGAAGATATAATTACAATTTGAACatgatttgtatttttttcttcgttcttgTTGTCCCACTTTGTGTTCGACCAACTGCTTCGCAATGTAACTGTCATTGTGCCGAAATCGTGAATGCGGATTATTCGGGTGACGTTACAACCATCAAGTCCTCACGTCACCGGCGGCTTGGAATTTGCGGTGAAATTTCATCATCTCAGTACGACAATGGGCGATTCTTTCTTCAAGCTGATAATTCGCGACGAATCATGGGATGTTCGTTCGGAGGCCAAGCGTTTAGGGTTTCTATTTCAGCTGTTTATCGACGCTAAGAAGCCCAATGAAGTGTTTATAAAGTACAAGACTGTGAAGTAAGCTGCGCCCGGACCTTTGTTGGAGATGACGAGAAGTGAGTAATGCAGTCCATTCATTAAATCTCGTGTGCATTTTTTTCGCAGGGACGCCCAACGTGCACGGACTGCCCTTGCAAAGAACGAGAATGTGGTTCGTGTGGAATCATTGGAGACATGGGACATACGCCCAAAGAGAACGACTGTTAATACGGTAATGCTTGAGAGTTAGTGTTCGATGTGTTCTTATAGATACGGGAGCGGGAATCAATGTAATCATGGCAACTGGCCAAATCATTCGTTAAAACTGGCCGTCGTACATGATGAGCAAAACAGAGATGGAGCGTAATTTTGAATCGATTTTAATACATTGTACTTTTACAATGTCACCACAGGATGCGGATGATATGGTCTCATGTGCGGGATCAACCACTTCTAGATATACCAATCATCAACACAAGGGACCcacacaacaaccacaacaacacaactgGATGGGAAATGGTCAGCAAATGTCCGAACCGATGCCGCTGATGATGGGATTGTTTAATATGTGCTCCACTTGCCACAAGGGTGGTGCCGCATATCAATGTTTCGTATGTGGGACTTACTATTGCGGGGAAATTTGTCAAAGAAACGATTGGCCAGCGCACATCGTCCAATGCCTACCGTAAGTAAGAAGAAAGTACCTTTTCCCGAAAACGTTTCCTGAAAGCCATTTGCTATGAAAAATGCTAATAAACTATATTTGACCATTCTTCACAGGCGGTTGGTGCGGACGCAAAGTGGATTTTCATGCAATGAAACACAATCGATGGGGTACCCTAACCCTCAAATGATGCCACCGTACGGAAATCTCAACAACACCATTAATATCGGACCCGTACAGGCTGATCGGAAGCAGAATCAACCGACAGGAAGCAAACGAGTCAACCAACCGacaggaaggaaagaaagtgGGTCAAACCATAAACAGACGTCCAACAATCATCCACCGACTAACTCAAAATCTGAACAGCACCAGAAGCTAGTGGAAGCATCACCTTCCAAGACAACACCGGTGTGTACCGTACCTACAAACGTGCTGAAGAATTTATCCTTGAAACGGCATCAGGAACAGGAAGGGGGGTTGGAgaaaccagcagcagctggaaaGGACGCATCTGAAAAAGGGGAAACATCAGCTTCCACGATCGAAGGCATCATTACGAAGCAATCTTCCAAGCTGGTCAAACGCATACAACAGAAGGTAGCAGCTCCAAAACGTGAGATTGAATACAGTCCATTTCCACGGGAGGGCGAATATGTGAAAATCGCGTACGTTACAGACAGCATGTTGTACGTGTACCGAAGCGGTCAGGAAGCGAATGGTCAATCCAACCGTTACCTGGACTTTGTCAAACGCTCTATCGAATGTGCGCGCAATGTGAAGCAGATGCTTCAGGCAGCGCCGAATGTCGGTGACGTAGCGTTCGGACCGTTCGATGGTGATTATTACCGTGCTGTGGTAAAGTCGATCGAAGGGACACGGGTGAGCGTGTTTTTCCCCGACTTTGGTAACACCCAGACAGTCGAGTGGAAGGAAATGAAGGAGATTCCGAACAAAGAGATACAGTACGGTATGTGCTATACGCACGGCGTCATGATCGACGGTGTACCAAAGTTCTCCCCGGCCGTGAGAAAGTATTTGTCCGAGTTGTTAGAATTGGACGAGTTCGAGCTAATCAAGGTGAGCGATAACAAGCATGTCAAAACGATCGGTTTGCGTCATGTGCAGGAACTGTACCATCTGAGCACTAAGATACTTGGCATCGCCGAAAATGAACAAAAGATGGAGAAGCCGATTGTGAAAGAAGCTCCCGCAATAGTGGACCCAGCTTCATACGCTCCGGTTACAGCAGAGGATGTAAGCAATTGCGTTATTATTGGTTATTAAGTTATTGCGgactttaattaattattgcgGTATTTAAAATGATCAATTTTAGTTCGAAGAGCACGACTTGCCGATGAACAAAGAGATTCTGTTGACGATAGTGGACGCGTCCGAACTGAACATTTCCAACCAGATTTCGGTTATACTGAACTCCGATAATGCGGCATTTAGCAAGGTGATCAGCGATTGTAATGAATACGGCAATAAGGACCCAAACCCGTACCAGccgaaaattgaaaatgaagcATTTTTGATACAATTTGATGAAGTCTGGTGCCGCGCAATGGTCGCTTCAAACGACGTAGAGGTGATGTACTATCTGCTTGATCTTGGTATCATCCGGGCCACGGACAAACACCCCAAATTGCGCCGATATCCTGCCGGTTTGACACGCAGAGTTTATGTCTCTGAATGTTTCGTTGACAGTGAGTGTATAATGTGGTTGTGGTGTGGCACAACGTCTACGCAAAACGGTTTGGTTTATAACGTGTAATCTTCTTGTACCGTCCCCTACCCCCTCTTTTCTAGATCCGGATGCACTGGGAAGTTCAGAAGCGGTTGGTAAAAATGAACAGTTCCTGGGCAGAACGGTGAAAGCCACCATGCAGTTGGATAGTGACGGCGAGGGAACGCGTTTGAAGATCCATTCCTTTGTTGAATAGAATGAAACCAAACAGATAATTTCCATGATATTGCATATCTTAACCATGAATGTTTTCGCAATGTtcgtttttaaataatactttGTCAATTTTATTTACTCTTAAGCACCATTATCTTTTCTTTACATCACTTTTGCTTTTCTCTTAGTTGGAATTTTAAACCTTTCTTTGCTGCAATTACCTTTCTCATATTCATAAGAGCAATAGCAATTAAGCTTTTATAAAGCCCAACGTAGCGTATGTTAGTAGACCGATTGTCGATGCGTGCGTGAAATTTCACCCAacgtatatatatatgaaaaACACCGGGCAAGCAGTAGTACTGACGTAAACCGTAATGCTTCCGAAGCGAATGCGCATGTTTTATAGGCTCCATGATGCTGATACTATTGACACAGCCGTTCGCGTGAGGTTTTGAACCATTCCCAACGCGTCGATCCCAAGCGCTTGGTTACAAATGCCTTATTAATAAAGTACCGTTCGGTTCATGAACCTGCGAAACGCAGTGAAATCTAGTGCGGGTATGTGTCCTTTTGGTTTTGTGCAAAGAATTTAACCGCTTTAGTGTGTAGTAGAGGGACGTGACGGTTATATGATGGCATCATGGGTGATGTGGCCACTTTCGTTGCTGTTAGCAAGCTTAGTAACGTTGCGACCCATCGGTGCTATTGTAAAAAGTGAATCCGATCGTGGTACGAAGCTGACGTTTCCGTTCGCCGTATCGCTGCAGCTTGCTGATGCACAGAGGACACACTTCTGTGGTGGCACGCATCTGGGAGAAGGTTGGATACTAACCGCGGCACACTGCATTATTTCGCTGTAAGTATTGTGCATGGTAGTGAAACCATCGGTGACGTGAAGTACAATTAACGCTCTTGTTACAACGAGTTTAGTCCATCACTCTatgttttaacaaaaaaaaactctttatGGAAAATGTCAAATAATCCGTTCCGCACGTCGATATAATGCTCACTAAAAGCACATCTAATTTTGCATTACAACTAGCGTTGTGTTTAATGAATCTTATGAAAAgaatcattcatatgaatctccCGCAAAGTACGCACATACTGAGGATCGTGAGAGGGGTGACTGTACAATGCATTCCTTTTTTGCATTGCTACTGTTATTGTGATATCGTCCTGTGGTGTTGTGACTTCGTTGGATAAAATTCCATTAAAATTGATTACTTCGGTAACGGCAGGCATAAAAAAAGATATTCAAACAAAGAAGATGTTAATTGATCATATTGTTAAATAACTAACGCCTTAGCTCATATGTACGACTAATTACGCAACAAGAATTACAAAACTGTTTAGATTATTCTTCCATTTTGCATCATCCAATTCGTACCCAATTTGGGAATGAAAATCATTCAATGCCAACTCTTGCAAGATTCCCTCGAATAGAATACTAAACTAATATCGTACTTTAATTCCTCGCTTGTAGAAAAAAGGGCAATCTTACACAAATCTTCGCACAGATAGGTGGCCGCGATCTGAACGACATTAGCGCCGATCGTTTCCCAATCGTCGAAACACACATTTTGCGCAGCTACAATCCGTAAGTAAACGGTTACGGACGATTGTGTTTGCCCTGTATGTACTAATTTCCTTGCTTCATTGCAGTGTAACGATGGTGGGTGACATTGCGGTGCTGCGTGCAAATTTACCGATCGCCCGTAATCTTCAATCCGATCCACAGGCACCTTTACGCCTGCCGGATGACAGCTATCGCAGGGCCGTTAACGGTGAGCAGTGTTACATCTTCGGCTATGGGTCCGATTCGTACGATGGGCCGATCAGCAAAACGCTCCACTATGGCACAGTGTTGGCACTCGATCTGGACAGTTGCATTGGAATGATGGGTGCTGTCGTGGCACCGCCACCCGACTCTGGAATGTTTTGTGCCATCGGGCGGTCCGATGCGTGTAAGGTGAGTACGAGTTGCATCATCCGTACGGTGCGTCAGCTTGATTTAAAACGGTCACACGACGTTTCTCTTTCCCCCTCCGTAGGGTGATTCCGGTGGAGGATACGTGTGCCGGGAACGATTTTCCAGCCAGTTTGTGTTGCGTGGCATCATCTCGTACGGTGTGGGTTGCGGTGCACCGGGAACGCCCGGCGTTTACACGGACGTCGGTTACTATCTGCGCCACTATCCGATCGGTACCATCATTGGTTTAGCTTAAAAGTAAACTACTTCCTATCTATACCGCTTAAATCGAAACGTTTTAGTCTCTGTCTAGTTGTCGCACGGTGAAGGTTCACCACTGTTCACCACCCCGCTTTAGTTACCCGTTAATGATTTTTCACCCTTTTCGTGCATCTCTTCTTCGTCGACCGCATGAAGATCGTGCTGTTCCTGCTGGGCATGATCCTTCAGTGCGGCATCGCGCGTTTCCGGGTGCAGCAGTGTGAGCGCACCGGCCAACAGCACCGAGCAGCCACATATCGTGGTCGGTATCCACCAGGCAAGCCGACCGAGCAGATCCGTAATGTACGGTGCAGCGATCGATCCAACGTGCGCCATGGTCGAGCAGATGCCGAGCGCCGTGTTGCGTATCTCGGTTGGGAAGAGTTCGGCCGTGTGCAGTGTTACGATCGCGTACACCGCGGTAATACCAACCCGACCGAGCATGGCAAGCGTTACCAGCAGCGTTGTGTTGCCCTGCGGGATGCCAagcacaaccagcagacaaaTGCCCGCGTAcaggaaaaagcaaaacgatgAACTGCGCCGCCCGAAGTACGCCAGCACGATCATCGAGAGTATGTAGGCTACGATGTCCACCGAACCGGTGGTGGCAACGTACACGTTTCGATTGGCCGCAAAGTTGTCCGCATTGAGAGCTACAGAGTGGGACAGAGCGCGATAAAATTATACGCGATTTGATAAACGAAATTGTGTGTTCCTACCTGTAACGTAGTAGCACAGCGAGGTGATGCACCACGTGAAGTGACAAATAAGCGCTCGGCGGCATAGGACCGGTGTGCCGTAAAGCTTTGTAAACTCGCTGAACGATTGCTTTAGCTTTGTACCGAATGGTACGGCTGCTCGGTCAGAATCACCATCCGCGCCCTGATTTTTCTCCGCCACCGTCGCACTGTCGACCAGCTCCTGTGGGGCACTGTGTCCAAACACCATCCGGTACGCTTTCCGCTCGCGACCTTTGCTCAGCAACCATCGCGGTGACTCCACGAGGAAGCTGCACGGAAGATGTGGATGGTTTTTtaggttaaattgaatttaagcAACGTTACCTAGAAACTACTCACTAGAGGTGTATCACGAGCAGAAAGGATGGTACGGTCAGAGCGAGGGAAAGATCTCGCCATGGTTGAATGAGGTAAGCGGCCAGCGCTAGACAGAGCATACCGAGCGGATAGGAAAAGTTGAACGCAATGCTCATCCAGGACCGGTGTCGTTTGCCAATGTTTTCCGTTACTGCAAGGTGAGATAAGCGCGCATAAGAGCTTAAGAGAAGCAACCCCTGCCGCCACACGGTTGGCATTACTTACGTAGTGCGAATGCTGGATAAAACACACCCGAAGCCGATGCACCCAGCCCGATGCgaccgagcagcagcagtgcgtAGAACGGCGAGAAGGTCGTTAGCAGTCCGGCCACGATGTACAGTGTTGCCGCAATGGAGAAGCTCGTCTTGCGCCCGTACTTGTCGGAGATGACACCGAAGGTGGAGGCACCGACAAACTTGCCAATCGACAGTGCCACCTGTACCGTGGAGCGCAGGGCAGTCCGCTCGCACAGCAGATCCCACTCCGGCACGATCGATACACCGTCCGGTTGGTCGTAGTACATGTGCCACCCGGCACCGGTTCGCCCCGTTGCGAGACAGTCAACTTCGGCCGGTGGCGGATGGGACTGGGTGTAACTGAGGGCATCGTTGTAGTTTAGCTCGCTCAGCTGCCCATAGTTCCAGGTGTAGATCGTACAGGTACCGTTCCTGGTGCTGCCACTGtgtgggatgttttttttggggtgggggAACGGAGAAGTACAACAGATACAACGTCTCGGTTAGTCGGATCAAAACAGCATGGTTGGAAGCTCTAAAGGGTTAGGAGAAACAACCAGGCCCTACGTTGGTGATGTGATGTTGCGTATTTCCTCGTGACTCCAGCCAGCCTGCACCAGCTCGGGTACCATGCAGTAGTAGTTTTTCGGCAACTGGCCAAGAAACACGTACGACGACACGTGAAATCCGTTGAGTATGTTGGGCGTCAGGCACAGGATGAATAATGCCCTGAAAAACGGTACGTGAATGAATGATCAGTGGTGCGTAAAGATCTACGTTGAGATATTGCTTGCATAATACTTAGCCGCGAAGGTGATAAGATAACATTATTTCTATTGCACACAAATTTTAATCAGATTGTACACATTGGTACGGTCAGCTTACTGAGCTTGATTGATAAGGTATTGCCAAGGGCGGCAAATCGGTGCTTATCTATTGCTATTTACATTAGTATTTATAGTAAATCTTGTTTGCCAAAAGTAACATCCGATCGTCGATAAAGCGTCATGAGTATGTTGATCGCTGTTGCgaccataaaaaaaactcattcaatGCAAACCTGCTTCCTCCCTCCACGCTCTCGTTGTGCTGGACGCTAATTCTCTGGACGACAGTTTCGGTAGCATTTAATGAAACGTTCCACCGGATATCGGACATTGCATTCTGTTTTGCTATACAGCTATGGTAATGTGTGCCCGTTGCTGCGTGTGTTCCGATATAAAAAGTTACCAACCTTGGCAAAATCGTGCCCGCAGGTGTAGATCGTTCCAGCACGCACGTGCCCTTGGGGCGATGATCGCAGTCATCGCGCGCAGGCATGCAACACACGTTACGATACGTTACGGTgacattaattaataaatgaaaaaaaacaacacaaaattcaAGTTCTCATCACGCGAAAACGGATGGTACCGGAATCGGGCAGATGATGGTCGGTGTAGTGTATCACTATCTGCAGGAAGCGATTCTGTGGCTGTACCAATGGCGCATCTCTCCCCGACGTGTGTGCGCGCACATGATAAGCCGCCCGGTTGCGACAAGTTAGATTGCCGCACTCTTCAACCAGCAATCAAACGCAAATCCATTTTCCGACATTCCGTTGCCTTTCTATTTAAATTCTGTCCCTCGACGATGTCGTCTAAATTGATAACAATATGCACACTCATACGGCCCATCATAAAGAGGTTCCGTTTGCTTCTTGTGCATGGTGGCGGCGGTGCAAAGATAGGCGGTTTGAGTGGCAGACACAAGTAGCGTAGGGCTTCTCTATCAATCCGTCGCCCCAGGCCAAAAGTCCATTGTGCTTTTTTAAAAAGGTGCTTTCAAGTGTCAGTTTCGATCGAGATGAACTGAGAGCGAACTTCTCCGCCTGATGGAGCGTCTcctgggaggggggggagaagAAGTGGCGCGCCACCCGGTACGGCATCCGTGATAAGACCACGGGACACCGCTGTCTTTGGCTTAACAGCTGCAAATACATACACCGTTCGACCCGATTACACGCGCGCACTGGACCATCGCGATAGGATGTGTGGCCGGTGAAGCCAAAGGTCAGTTGTTAAACCTGCGAATGTTTATGAATTCTTCGTGCCTTTTTTCACGACAACCGTTGGTTGGTGCCGGTGTACTTGTAACGtagtttcctttctttgctggGCCGATGATAATTACCCCGCCCCGGAACGGTTGGAGCGTAATTTATTCTATTAGCGCACGTTTTCCTGCGTTTGCCTGTTGCGATTCTGTGCGAGGGTCATGTCCCTCAAATCTTCCATATATTCCGTCCAGCGGGGACGACGACAAGATGACCTCAACCGATAGGAAGACCACCTCCTGGAGATGTGGTTGTTTGGGGTGTGAGTATTAAATTTGATTCGTTTCTTCCCTCAGAGCAGCTTTGCATATCACCTTCGGTAGAGATTACACGTCCAGCGTACGGAACTGAGACGTTCTAAAAGGAGCGCACTTGAAAGTTGTTGGCTTTAAACCATTAATAACTGTAAAGGCTTCTTCTGTCTCGCTAGGAATGCTAAGCAATCTAGAACTCCGTTGGAATGTCTTGTAAATAGCGTGCCCTTTTGCTAGCCCAGCTAGTTACCGATGATTGTTACTGAGTACTCCGATTAGATGAGCTTAATCTGCTATTGATGACCCAACAAGACGCTCGGAAGCCATTCAGTGGCGGTAAGCTTGAGCTTAATAAGCGTCCTCCATCATCCCTCATCACTCAAACGTGAACCCATATGAACTGGAAAATGGACAGAAGCAAAGAGAAAGTAAATGTAGAACTGGAACCCTTTTCCCCTTCCCACAGCGGTGCAGGAAAGCTCACGCCAGCACTTCCCAAACAACAAAGCCAGCGCTCGGGCGCATTCCACACACGCCAGGTTGTTGTCGTCGTCACTACGCCGTATTTCGAACCGTCAGCCACGCACGTGTTCGGTTGCTGCGTCGAGAACGTGTTTGTGCTGCGTGTGCCTCCCGTTCGGGAGCGGTAACAGTGTGACCTTCGCCagagaaaatttatttttacgcatcttttttcccactttcccccgtgccgggattttatcgatcgatcggtacgTGAGAAAGAGAAATGCGTCCGGCTCAgtggggtgtgtgttttcttgctGCATTCTAGAGGAACGCGAGCCGTTGCTATAGCTATGCGGGAGAGGTACGAaagtaagtttatttttatccatTTCCCCAATGGCCAAACTCTGGTGCAACCGGGTGCCGTTTAGCTTCGCCAATGTATTGTTTAGGACACGCGCGTAATTAGGGAACCGGGTCACGGTTTCGGTTGTATCGGAACAGCTTCCTCGCTAGCAATatgcacacagacacacacacacactcgatcgCCTTCGCCAGCTCGTCGCACTTACCACAGCCACAGACCACGATCACCCTTTTTCTCCAGCCCATCGAGAATGGTTTGTTTAAGGTCCCCGGTGGTGGACGGAACTGTTAGTTTAGCTGTACCACTCTTCAGCTGGGTGGGAGATTCATCACCCTGTTGCTGATGTGGCTCGTCGACGTCCTTGCATTGCTGCTCCATATCGACGTCGCCGAGTTCCTGCTCTTCCTGGCCCATGGTGTAACGCGACGTG
The Anopheles moucheti chromosome 2, idAnoMoucSN_F20_07, whole genome shotgun sequence genome window above contains:
- the LOC128297322 gene encoding organic cation transporter protein, encoding MGQEEQELGDVDMEQQCKDVDEPHQQQGDESPTQLKSGTAKLTVPSTTGDLKQTILDGLEKKGDRGLWLWALFILCLTPNILNGFHVSSYVFLGQLPKNYYCMVPELVQAGWSHEEIRNITSPTGSTRNGTCTIYTWNYGQLSELNYNDALSYTQSHPPPAEVDCLATGRTGAGWHMYYDQPDGVSIVPEWDLLCERTALRSTVQVALSIGKFVGASTFGVISDKYGRKTSFSIAATLYIVAGLLTTFSPFYALLLLGRIGLGASASGVFYPAFALLTENIGKRHRSWMSIAFNFSYPLGMLCLALAAYLIQPWRDLSLALTVPSFLLVIHLYFLVESPRWLLSKGRERKAYRMVFGHSAPQELVDSATVAEKNQGADGDSDRAAVPFGTKLKQSFSEFTKLYGTPVLCRRALICHFTWCITSLCYYVTALNADNFAANRNVYVATTGSVDIVAYILSMIVLAYFGRRSSSFCFFLYAGICLLVVLGIPQGNTTLLVTLAMLGRVGITAVYAIVTLHTAELFPTEIRNTALGICSTMAHVGSIAAPYITDLLGRLAWWIPTTICGCSVLLAGALTLLHPETRDAALKDHAQQEQHDLHAVDEEEMHEKGEKSLTGN
- the LOC128297321 gene encoding uncharacterized protein LOC128297321, whose translation is MGDSFFKLIIRDESWDVRSEAKRLGFLFQLFIDAKKPNEVFIKYKTVKDAQRARTALAKNENVVRVESLETWDIRPKRTTVNTDADDMVSCAGSTTSRYTNHQHKGPTQQPQQHNWMGNGQQMSEPMPLMMGLFNMCSTCHKGGAAYQCFVCGTYYCGEICQRNDWPAHIVQCLPRLVRTQSGFSCNETQSMGYPNPQMMPPYGNLNNTINIGPVQADRKQNQPTGSKRVNQPTGRKESGSNHKQTSNNHPPTNSKSEQHQKLVEASPSKTTPVCTVPTNVLKNLSLKRHQEQEGGLEKPAAAGKDASEKGETSASTIEGIITKQSSKLVKRIQQKVAAPKREIEYSPFPREGEYVKIAYVTDSMLYVYRSGQEANGQSNRYLDFVKRSIECARNVKQMLQAAPNVGDVAFGPFDGDYYRAVVKSIEGTRVSVFFPDFGNTQTVEWKEMKEIPNKEIQYGMCYTHGVMIDGVPKFSPAVRKYLSELLELDEFELIKVSDNKHVKTIGLRHVQELYHLSTKILGIAENEQKMEKPIVKEAPAIVDPASYAPVTAEDFEEHDLPMNKEILLTIVDASELNISNQISVILNSDNAAFSKVISDCNEYGNKDPNPYQPKIENEAFLIQFDEVWCRAMVASNDVEVMYYLLDLGIIRATDKHPKLRRYPAGLTRRVYVSECFVDNPDALGSSEAVGKNEQFLGRTVKATMQLDSDGEGTRLKIHSFVE
- the LOC128297323 gene encoding tryptase gamma-like, which encodes MMASWVMWPLSLLLASLVTLRPIGAIVKSESDRGTKLTFPFAVSLQLADAQRTHFCGGTHLGEGWILTAAHCIISLKKGNLTQIFAQIGGRDLNDISADRFPIVETHILRSYNPVTMVGDIAVLRANLPIARNLQSDPQAPLRLPDDSYRRAVNGEQCYIFGYGSDSYDGPISKTLHYGTVLALDLDSCIGMMGAVVAPPPDSGMFCAIGRSDACKGDSGGGYVCRERFSSQFVLRGIISYGVGCGAPGTPGVYTDVGYYLRHYPIGTIIGLA